A stretch of Shimia isoporae DNA encodes these proteins:
- a CDS encoding shikimate dehydrogenase, with protein sequence MTLASIPLAGVIGDPIAHSKSPVLHGHWLRSLGLPGHYVPLEVKADDLGDVLKAMPKMGFVGCNVTIPHKERVMQFVDQITDRATLIGAVNTLIFREDGSILGDNTDGYGFIENLKQNAKEWDPKGGPAVVLGAGGAARAVVASLLDAGAPEILLTNRTRVRSDNLRDDFGARVKVVEWVQAGNIVEQAHTLVNTTSLGMTGKSELRVPLDGLRAETLVTDLVYTPLRTALLETASAKGCVTVDGVGMLLHQAVPGFERWFGKRPTVDLATRRAVLA encoded by the coding sequence ATGACCTTGGCATCAATCCCGCTCGCCGGGGTGATTGGCGACCCGATAGCGCATTCGAAATCACCCGTTTTGCACGGTCATTGGCTACGCTCTCTCGGGCTTCCCGGACACTATGTCCCTTTAGAGGTAAAAGCCGATGATTTGGGTGATGTGCTAAAGGCCATGCCAAAAATGGGGTTCGTCGGCTGCAATGTGACGATCCCGCACAAAGAGCGGGTTATGCAGTTTGTCGACCAGATTACAGATCGCGCCACGCTCATAGGCGCCGTGAACACGCTGATTTTCCGAGAAGACGGTAGTATCCTTGGCGACAATACAGATGGCTATGGTTTCATAGAAAACTTGAAGCAGAACGCCAAGGAATGGGATCCCAAAGGTGGACCGGCTGTTGTTCTTGGTGCTGGTGGTGCCGCACGCGCGGTTGTCGCTTCGCTGTTAGATGCTGGTGCGCCCGAGATTTTGCTGACAAACCGAACGCGGGTGAGAAGTGACAACCTTCGGGATGATTTTGGTGCACGTGTGAAAGTCGTTGAATGGGTTCAGGCAGGCAACATCGTCGAACAAGCCCACACTCTGGTCAACACAACATCTCTTGGCATGACAGGAAAGTCGGAGTTGCGGGTTCCTCTGGATGGATTGCGAGCTGAAACCTTGGTGACCGACCTTGTTTACACGCCCCTGCGCACAGCGCTTTTGGAAACAGCGTCTGCAAAGGGGTGTGTCACCGTTGATGGCGTAGGAATGTTGCTTCACCAGGCGGTTCCGGGATTTGAGCGATGGTTCGGTAAGCGCCCAACTGTTGATCTGGCGACACGTCGTGCGGTTCTGGCATGA
- the rho gene encoding transcription termination factor Rho → MTQEKLALGDLKAKSPKDLLAMAEELEIENASTMRKGEMMFQILRERADDGWEISGEGVLEVLQDGFGFLRSPEANYLPGPDDIYVSPEMIRQHSLRTGDTVDGVMTAPGDNERYFALTGVSQINFEAPEKAKHKIAFDNLTPLYPDERLKMEIEDPTIKDKSARVIDLVAPIGKGQRSLIVAPPRTGKTVILQNIAHSIEANHPECYLIVLLIDERPEEVTDMQRSVKGEVISSTFDEPATRHVAVSEMVIEKAKRLVEHKRDVVILLDSITRLGRAFNTVVPSSGKVLTGGVDANALQRPKRFFGAARNIEEGGSLTIISTALIDTGSRMDEVIFEEFKGTGNSEIVLDRKVADKRVFPAIDILKSGTRKEDLLVDKGDLAKTFVLRRILNPMGTTDAVEFLLGKLKQTKTNSEFFDSMNT, encoded by the coding sequence ATGACACAGGAAAAGCTCGCTCTTGGCGACCTGAAGGCAAAAAGCCCCAAAGACCTTCTGGCGATGGCCGAGGAGCTCGAAATCGAAAACGCATCCACGATGCGCAAAGGCGAGATGATGTTCCAGATCCTGCGCGAACGCGCGGATGATGGCTGGGAAATCTCTGGAGAAGGTGTGCTCGAGGTACTTCAGGACGGCTTCGGTTTCCTGCGCTCACCGGAAGCAAACTATCTTCCGGGTCCTGACGACATCTATGTGAGCCCGGAAATGATCCGTCAGCACTCCCTGCGCACTGGAGACACCGTTGACGGTGTTATGACGGCCCCTGGCGACAACGAGCGCTATTTCGCGCTGACAGGCGTGTCTCAGATCAACTTTGAGGCCCCTGAGAAGGCCAAGCACAAAATCGCTTTTGACAACCTGACACCTCTCTACCCGGATGAACGTCTAAAGATGGAGATCGAAGATCCGACCATCAAGGACAAGTCCGCCCGTGTGATCGATCTCGTTGCACCAATCGGTAAAGGTCAGCGTTCCCTGATCGTTGCGCCGCCGCGGACTGGTAAAACAGTGATCCTGCAAAACATTGCGCACTCAATCGAAGCCAACCATCCAGAATGCTATTTGATCGTACTGCTCATCGATGAACGTCCTGAAGAGGTCACCGACATGCAGAGATCGGTAAAAGGCGAAGTTATTTCCTCGACCTTTGACGAACCTGCAACCCGCCACGTTGCGGTGTCCGAAATGGTCATTGAAAAAGCCAAGCGTCTTGTTGAGCATAAACGAGATGTTGTTATTCTACTCGACTCAATCACAAGACTTGGTAGGGCGTTCAACACTGTCGTGCCGTCATCGGGTAAAGTTCTGACCGGTGGTGTGGATGCAAATGCATTGCAACGACCCAAACGCTTCTTTGGTGCCGCTCGTAACATCGAAGAAGGTGGTTCCCTTACCATCATCTCGACGGCTCTGATCGATACCGGTTCGCGTATGGACGAAGTTATCTTCGAAGAATTCAAAGGTACTGGTAACTCCGAAATCGTTCTCGATCGCAAAGTGGCAGACAAACGTGTCTTCCCGGCGATTGACATTCTCAAGTCCGGCACCCGGAAAGAGGATCTTCTGGTCGACAAGGGTGATCTGGCGAAAACCTTTGTTCTACGCCGCATCCTCAACCCCATGGGTACAACCGATGCCGTCGAGTTCCTGCTTGGCAAACTCAAGCAGACCAAGACCAACTCCGAGTTCTTTGACTCGATGAACACCTAA
- a CDS encoding CopD family protein: protein MGYFLVDIYPYVLSLHIMAVISWMAGIFYLPRLFVYHAERAEKGDNLDETLKIMEHKLQRYIMAPASVVTWMAGLTLVFTPGIVDWTAIWPYTKAICVIAMTGFDHWLMQMRKKFERDENTLTGRQYRMMNEVPTILMVVIVLSVVVKF, encoded by the coding sequence ATGGGATACTTTCTTGTCGATATTTACCCGTACGTGCTCTCCCTTCATATCATGGCGGTCATCTCTTGGATGGCAGGGATCTTCTATCTCCCCCGTTTGTTTGTGTATCACGCCGAGCGAGCAGAGAAGGGCGACAATCTCGACGAAACGCTGAAGATCATGGAGCACAAACTCCAGCGATATATCATGGCGCCGGCCAGTGTTGTCACATGGATGGCCGGTCTCACTCTCGTGTTTACTCCCGGAATCGTGGATTGGACCGCTATTTGGCCATACACCAAGGCGATCTGTGTTATCGCTATGACGGGCTTCGATCACTGGCTCATGCAGATGCGAAAGAAATTCGAACGAGATGAGAATACTCTGACCGGCCGTCAGTATCGGATGATGAACGAAGTGCCGACCATCCTGATGGTTGTGATCGTGTTGTCTGTTGTGGTGAAATTCTAA
- a CDS encoding Maf family protein: MPAKLVLASGSEIRATLLRNSGVDFDINPGRVDEEMIRRGLEAEGASPRDIADALAESKARKVSAKSPGALVLGCDQVLDFQGRVFSKPDSPEAAKAQLEQLRGQRHMLHSAAVLYENGEPVWRFVGVVRLFMRDFSDSYLKGYLARNWESIRHSVGGYKLEEEGVRLFEKIDGDYFTVLGMPLVEILSYLTTRGDLEK, encoded by the coding sequence ATGCCAGCAAAACTCGTCCTAGCTTCCGGATCGGAAATTCGTGCCACGCTCCTGCGGAATTCAGGTGTGGACTTTGACATAAATCCGGGGCGCGTTGATGAAGAGATGATCAGACGCGGGCTGGAGGCAGAAGGCGCATCGCCTCGCGATATAGCGGATGCGCTGGCGGAATCCAAAGCTCGTAAGGTCAGCGCCAAGTCTCCAGGCGCGTTGGTTCTGGGGTGTGATCAGGTGTTGGATTTTCAGGGCAGGGTTTTTTCCAAACCTGATAGCCCTGAAGCAGCGAAAGCACAGCTTGAGCAATTACGTGGCCAACGCCACATGTTGCACTCGGCTGCTGTACTATATGAAAACGGCGAACCGGTTTGGCGATTTGTCGGGGTTGTGCGGCTATTCATGCGTGATTTCAGCGACAGCTATCTGAAAGGCTACCTTGCGCGAAACTGGGAAAGCATCCGGCACTCTGTTGGTGGCTATAAACTCGAGGAAGAAGGCGTTCGCTTGTTCGAAAAAATCGACGGCGACTATTTTACAGTTCTCGGCATGCCGCTTGTTGAAATACTGTCGTATCTGACGACACGGGGAGATTTAGAGAAATGA